From a single Gimesia fumaroli genomic region:
- a CDS encoding 3-keto-disaccharide hydrolase, giving the protein MKQFTMCALLGCYALVALTPATYADSKSPKWAATSVEEAGPDFQIQGEYSGILGEGSSDPLKYGAQVIALGDGKFRAVGYPGGLPGDGWNQEKKTTTEGKKSGNVISFESEEGRGDLEDGKITIYDAEGNEVGVLKKVNRKSPTLGKKAPEGATVLFDSSKPLETLKNFNNGRITEDGLLKEGVTSKKTFKDGHLHLEFQLPFMPQARGQGRSNSGCYVLGRYEVQILDSFGLEGKDNECGGIYKLGAPDVNMCFPPLAWQTYDIDFTSAKYDKEGNKTAKARITVKHNGVTVHNDREIDEPTPGGTNKDEAIAGPLFLQNHSNPVRFRNIWVLE; this is encoded by the coding sequence ATGAAGCAGTTCACGATGTGCGCCCTGTTAGGCTGCTATGCTCTTGTTGCTCTCACACCAGCCACCTATGCAGATTCGAAATCCCCTAAATGGGCAGCCACAAGTGTCGAAGAAGCAGGCCCCGATTTCCAGATCCAGGGAGAATATTCCGGAATTTTAGGAGAGGGAAGTAGCGATCCGCTGAAATACGGCGCACAAGTCATCGCGCTGGGAGACGGAAAGTTTCGGGCCGTTGGTTATCCAGGAGGATTACCCGGCGATGGCTGGAATCAGGAAAAGAAAACCACGACCGAAGGAAAAAAATCCGGAAATGTCATCAGCTTTGAATCTGAAGAAGGCCGTGGCGATCTTGAAGACGGAAAAATCACGATCTACGATGCGGAAGGCAACGAAGTCGGCGTCCTCAAAAAAGTGAATCGCAAAAGTCCGACGCTCGGCAAAAAAGCCCCTGAAGGTGCCACCGTGCTATTTGATTCTTCCAAGCCATTAGAGACCCTGAAGAATTTCAATAATGGTCGCATCACCGAAGATGGTCTGCTGAAAGAGGGAGTCACCAGTAAGAAAACCTTCAAAGACGGACACTTACACCTGGAATTTCAGCTCCCCTTCATGCCACAGGCACGCGGCCAGGGACGAAGTAACAGTGGCTGCTATGTATTAGGTCGCTATGAAGTACAAATTCTGGACTCCTTCGGTCTGGAAGGCAAAGACAACGAGTGCGGCGGCATCTACAAACTGGGTGCGCCTGACGTCAACATGTGCTTCCCTCCTCTTGCCTGGCAAACCTACGATATTGATTTTACATCTGCCAAATATGACAAAGAGGGAAACAAGACCGCCAAGGCCCGAATCACCGTCAAGCACAACGGCGTCACCGTTCATAATGACCGTGAAATTGATGAGCCAACACCAGGCGGAACCAATAAAGACGAAGCGATCGCAGGCCCTCTGTTTCTGCAGAATCACTCAAACCCTGTTCGCTTCAGAAATATCTGGGTACTTGAATAA
- a CDS encoding MFS transporter: MTEVDSLSVESTETSLKRRLCLMMFLQYFVQGCYLPIITLYLFDALGFSALQVGVFGAALAVGPLLAPFVFGQIVDRHYATERVLAFCHFSGGVIMLALFFQTHYWPVVILGVLYSVLYVPTMMLTNSLSFQHLKDSDREFPLIRLWGTIGFVVPAWVAEGIFLRNLEGEALNTGRGIVLAMAGVIGLLMAAYCLTLPHTPPVKSDKKDLAPGKVLKMLKYRHFLILVVVTFIIAIAHKFYFQWNSPFISSILREGGVTGAWEQRISSIGQVFEVIVMAVLGFGIKKYGFKTVMLVGLLSYLVRSLIFAYASTIGNVFAVSLALTCLGQAMHGLCFGCFLAAAFIYVDKVSPLDVRGTMQTFFGTFVFGLGMFAGGFISGNIGDFFTSTGIGSMLRTQWNIQSQTGIQEFTRKTLDGETLMLLRDWTGIWLSSAAIALFATLLFWTLFPKFDTSQRLSHSEETT; this comes from the coding sequence ATGACGGAAGTAGATAGTCTGAGCGTAGAAAGTACAGAGACATCTCTCAAAAGAAGACTCTGCCTGATGATGTTTCTCCAGTACTTTGTGCAGGGGTGTTATCTCCCGATCATCACGCTCTATCTCTTTGACGCACTCGGGTTCTCAGCGTTGCAGGTCGGCGTGTTTGGAGCGGCATTGGCTGTGGGGCCTTTACTGGCCCCCTTTGTGTTTGGTCAGATTGTCGACCGTCATTATGCGACAGAACGCGTGCTTGCGTTCTGTCACTTTTCGGGCGGTGTCATCATGCTGGCGCTTTTCTTCCAGACACACTACTGGCCTGTGGTGATTTTAGGGGTGCTGTATTCGGTCCTGTATGTCCCCACCATGATGCTCACAAACTCTCTCTCCTTTCAGCATTTAAAAGACAGTGACCGCGAATTCCCTCTCATCCGGTTATGGGGCACCATCGGCTTTGTCGTCCCCGCCTGGGTTGCAGAAGGTATCTTTTTACGCAATCTGGAAGGAGAGGCATTGAATACAGGGCGCGGAATCGTCCTGGCAATGGCGGGGGTCATAGGGCTACTGATGGCAGCCTACTGCTTAACTCTGCCTCATACCCCGCCCGTCAAGAGTGATAAAAAAGATCTGGCTCCCGGAAAAGTGCTGAAAATGCTCAAATACCGGCACTTCCTGATTCTTGTCGTTGTCACATTCATTATCGCAATTGCGCATAAGTTTTACTTTCAGTGGAACAGCCCGTTTATCAGTTCGATTCTCAGAGAGGGAGGCGTGACTGGCGCCTGGGAACAGCGCATCAGTTCCATCGGGCAGGTTTTCGAAGTCATCGTAATGGCGGTCCTAGGATTCGGCATCAAAAAATATGGATTTAAAACGGTCATGCTTGTCGGATTGTTATCGTATTTAGTCCGCAGTTTGATCTTTGCGTATGCGTCGACCATCGGTAACGTTTTCGCTGTCTCCTTAGCACTGACTTGTCTCGGACAAGCGATGCACGGCCTCTGCTTTGGTTGCTTTCTCGCGGCTGCTTTTATCTATGTTGATAAAGTCTCCCCCCTTGACGTGAGAGGCACCATGCAGACTTTTTTCGGAACCTTTGTCTTCGGACTGGGAATGTTTGCCGGAGGATTCATCAGTGGAAATATCGGCGACTTTTTCACATCCACCGGAATTGGTTCAATGCTCCGCACCCAATGGAACATTCAGTCACAGACTGGGATTCAGGAATTCACCCGAAAAACACTCGACGGGGAAACGCTCATGTTATTGCGCGACTGGACCGGGATCTGGTTAAGCAGCGCTGCAATTGCCTTGTTCGCGACCTTACTGTTCTGGACCCTCTTTCCCAAATTCGATACTTCACAACGTCTCTCTCACTCTGAAGAAACGACCTAG
- a CDS encoding Hsp20/alpha crystallin family protein encodes MPIFRWEQSWNPLRDLEREVDRLIQGVEFSVQGIRMPRQYPAVNIFELDHEFLITAELPGMQVEDLDLTIANGVLTLKGHRNPPVIDEGEIPEERFRRQERPFGEWQRSISIPDRISEEHLSAEFNDGVLKIHLPKLEEELPRQIPVSSGE; translated from the coding sequence ATGCCGATTTTTCGTTGGGAACAATCATGGAACCCGCTCAGGGATTTGGAGCGTGAAGTCGACCGTCTGATTCAAGGCGTCGAATTCTCGGTACAGGGCATTCGCATGCCCCGCCAATACCCGGCGGTTAATATCTTCGAACTGGATCACGAGTTTCTGATTACCGCAGAATTACCAGGAATGCAGGTCGAGGATCTGGATTTGACCATCGCCAATGGTGTGCTCACTCTCAAAGGGCACAGAAATCCTCCGGTGATTGATGAGGGCGAGATCCCAGAAGAACGCTTCCGCCGTCAGGAACGGCCATTTGGAGAATGGCAGCGATCGATCAGTATTCCCGATCGAATTTCTGAAGAACATCTCTCTGCCGAGTTCAACGATGGTGTCTTGAAGATCCATCTTCCCAAGCTGGAAGAAGAACTTCCCCGCCAGATTCCCGTCAGTTCGGGGGAATAG
- a CDS encoding Hsp20/alpha crystallin family protein, translating into MSRQPNSDEPREIAHPEQFVFTPPIDIYETEQGLVLYADLPGVSVNSLELQVQDNKLTLLGRVEPQIPEGARPLHKEYEVGNYLRSFILSGEIIHSQIEAKLANGVLRIFLPKAPKAEPRRIQVNTG; encoded by the coding sequence ATGAGTAGACAGCCCAATAGTGACGAACCGCGTGAAATCGCTCATCCCGAGCAATTTGTATTTACGCCGCCCATTGATATTTACGAAACCGAACAGGGGCTCGTACTCTACGCGGATCTTCCGGGTGTCTCTGTCAATTCCCTTGAACTACAGGTTCAGGATAACAAACTGACGTTACTGGGCCGGGTTGAACCTCAGATCCCTGAAGGAGCACGTCCGCTGCACAAAGAATATGAAGTAGGCAATTATCTGCGTTCCTTCATCTTAAGCGGCGAAATCATACACAGTCAAATTGAAGCCAAGCTGGCCAACGGCGTATTGCGGATCTTTCTGCCCAAAGCCCCCAAGGCAGAACCGCGCAGGATTCAGGTTAACACAGGCTGA
- a CDS encoding tetratricopeptide repeat protein, which translates to MNSQPESENLSKPFSKPEKRFSFSIGLIVAVVGLLALLIYYFSDQSEVATLKQSEQTEEHQEAAAQAEKARRKELIAYLQQHPDDEFAHFQLGQLIQDRAPFQALENYSHVTSRHPRYYEAVEAIAEIAREQDLPDKAKPALLILVRKYPEERRFHEQLARLFFNAGKYDRALKYANRSIELGANQAANYLLVANILRQAGRTSEMVGPLKEVLFLEPDLYEAHLNLAYAALYTGDLKTAEREASWCLEQRPDSSTALRYLAIIDRNQGKVAAALSHVEQALQADPQDFESLLLKADLLIYQRSGQQAYDLLKPLYSAHQTDRRFVSALARAAGLIGKREEALQLQRQNQSLIKEDDLKPSSLQSESIEKTQSPSKR; encoded by the coding sequence ATGAATAGCCAGCCGGAATCTGAGAATCTGAGCAAACCCTTTTCCAAACCGGAAAAGCGGTTTTCTTTTTCAATCGGCCTGATTGTGGCCGTTGTAGGCTTGCTGGCTTTGCTGATTTATTATTTCTCCGATCAGAGTGAAGTGGCTACTCTGAAGCAGTCCGAACAGACGGAAGAACATCAAGAGGCAGCAGCACAGGCAGAGAAAGCCAGACGGAAAGAGTTGATTGCCTATCTGCAGCAGCACCCGGATGATGAGTTTGCCCATTTTCAGTTAGGGCAATTGATTCAGGATCGTGCGCCCTTTCAGGCGTTGGAAAATTATTCGCATGTGACGTCGCGTCACCCGCGTTATTATGAAGCCGTCGAAGCCATTGCCGAGATAGCAAGGGAGCAGGACCTGCCTGACAAGGCGAAGCCGGCATTGTTGATTCTGGTTCGCAAGTATCCAGAGGAGCGTCGTTTTCACGAGCAACTGGCGCGATTGTTTTTCAATGCCGGTAAGTATGACCGTGCACTCAAATATGCAAATCGCAGTATTGAGCTGGGCGCGAATCAGGCTGCGAATTATCTACTGGTTGCCAATATTCTGCGGCAGGCTGGTAGAACAAGTGAAATGGTGGGGCCTTTGAAAGAAGTCCTGTTTTTAGAGCCGGACTTGTATGAGGCGCATTTGAATCTGGCGTATGCAGCGCTCTATACGGGGGATCTGAAAACCGCAGAACGGGAAGCGAGCTGGTGTCTGGAACAACGGCCCGATTCGAGTACGGCTTTGCGTTATCTGGCAATCATTGATCGTAATCAGGGGAAGGTTGCTGCAGCACTTTCGCATGTGGAACAGGCACTGCAGGCCGATCCTCAGGATTTCGAAAGTCTGCTTTTAAAGGCCGACCTGTTAATCTACCAGCGGTCAGGTCAGCAGGCGTATGATTTACTGAAACCGCTCTACTCTGCGCATCAAACGGACCGGCGTTTTGTTTCCGCATTAGCGCGGGCAGCGGGCTTGATCGGAAAGCGCGAAGAAGCACTGCAGTTGCAAAGACAAAATCAGTCGTTGATCAAAGAAGATGACTTAAAGCCGTCTTCATTACAGAGTGAGTCCATTGAAAAAACGCAATCGCCTTCGAAACGTTAA
- a CDS encoding CRTAC1 family protein has protein sequence MINFLSNRMTTNLFERAWSVVFCICLEAVCHCSTICDAEEPQPAVLFQDVTNASQLSFQHHSPLTVKRHLHLMMGSGIGWLDYDHDGFPDLYCAQGEEWRSSKKKRNDASNVATSNRLFQNRGESPFRDVTTLSGLIDFGYSMGLAVGDYNHDGFEDLYVSQFGRNLLYCNNGDGTFSDVSPSAHVDDPGYGASCTWADLNGDGLLDLYVVNYLEIDRENYPICSRKVDGTRVFFICHPRYVRGEYDVVYRNLGNGNFLNVSKKAGLHSEPARQGLGVFAADYDHDGDIDLYIANDSVANQLWVNDGQGVFTDQALIAGVAFNRTGDREAGMGLTGADYNGDGRLDLFVTNYFGETNTLYRNEGALFFLDVTDETGLATASRVRLGFGASFLDADNDGWEDLFVTNGHVHDRLSQLGKNEPYEQEPQFFLNRKGRRFEIISPQAGSFFQQKHVGRGSAVADFNRDGKADLAVSHLNEKLVLLENRSQTQNQSLSLELIGTTSNRSAIGASAEITSGSRKLMRYRKGSSSYLSADEGRLLIGLGENADPVTVKVIWQGGKSEIWTGLQPGGHYTLIEGTSDSRKLSHSQR, from the coding sequence ATGATCAATTTCCTTTCTAACAGAATGACAACGAACCTGTTCGAGCGCGCCTGGAGTGTGGTGTTTTGCATCTGCTTAGAAGCCGTCTGCCATTGCAGTACTATTTGTGACGCCGAAGAACCGCAACCAGCTGTTTTGTTTCAGGATGTCACGAATGCCTCACAACTTTCGTTTCAACATCATTCACCGTTGACGGTTAAACGGCACTTGCATCTGATGATGGGATCGGGGATTGGCTGGCTTGATTATGATCACGATGGCTTTCCCGATTTGTATTGTGCGCAGGGCGAAGAGTGGCGCAGTTCGAAGAAAAAACGGAATGATGCGAGCAATGTCGCGACATCCAACCGTTTGTTTCAGAACCGGGGGGAGAGCCCATTTCGAGATGTCACAACGCTGTCGGGGTTAATTGACTTTGGTTATTCCATGGGGCTTGCCGTTGGAGATTATAATCACGATGGATTTGAGGACTTGTATGTCAGTCAGTTCGGTCGGAATCTGTTGTACTGCAATAATGGCGATGGCACGTTTTCAGATGTATCACCATCCGCCCACGTGGATGACCCGGGGTATGGAGCCAGTTGCACCTGGGCCGACCTGAATGGCGATGGCTTGCTTGATTTGTATGTGGTGAACTATCTGGAAATTGACCGGGAAAACTATCCGATCTGCAGCCGTAAGGTCGATGGAACGCGTGTCTTTTTTATCTGTCATCCCCGCTATGTGCGCGGGGAGTATGATGTGGTGTATCGGAATCTGGGAAATGGAAACTTTCTCAATGTGTCGAAAAAAGCGGGGCTCCACAGTGAACCTGCTCGACAGGGGCTAGGCGTCTTTGCGGCAGATTACGACCATGACGGGGACATAGATCTGTATATTGCCAATGATTCGGTAGCCAACCAGTTATGGGTGAATGACGGTCAGGGCGTTTTCACCGATCAGGCTTTAATTGCCGGCGTTGCGTTTAATCGTACCGGAGATCGGGAAGCGGGAATGGGACTGACCGGAGCGGACTATAACGGCGATGGCCGGCTGGATTTGTTTGTGACAAATTACTTTGGTGAAACCAATACCTTGTACCGCAATGAGGGGGCTCTATTTTTTCTGGATGTGACCGATGAGACAGGCCTGGCGACGGCCAGCCGTGTACGGCTCGGATTTGGTGCCTCGTTTCTGGATGCGGACAATGATGGCTGGGAAGATCTGTTTGTGACCAATGGGCATGTGCATGATCGCTTATCGCAGTTAGGGAAGAATGAGCCTTATGAGCAGGAACCGCAGTTTTTCTTGAATCGGAAAGGAAGACGATTTGAGATTATTTCACCACAGGCGGGCTCGTTCTTTCAGCAGAAGCATGTGGGCCGTGGATCGGCGGTTGCCGATTTTAATCGAGACGGCAAGGCGGACCTGGCGGTGTCTCATTTAAACGAAAAACTGGTGCTGCTGGAGAATCGGAGTCAAACGCAGAACCAGAGTCTGTCATTGGAGTTGATTGGAACGACCTCCAATCGCAGTGCGATTGGTGCATCGGCGGAGATCACTTCGGGTTCCAGGAAGTTGATGCGTTATCGAAAGGGGAGCAGCAGTTATCTGTCGGCTGACGAGGGCCGGCTTTTAATAGGGTTGGGAGAGAATGCGGATCCAGTTACCGTCAAAGTGATCTGGCAGGGAGGGAAAAGCGAGATCTGGACTGGATTACAACCGGGGGGGCATTATACATTGATAGAAGGAACGAGTGATTCTCGAAAATTGTCTCACAGCCAGCGATGA
- a CDS encoding creatininase family protein, with the protein MAAEPAMRPWILSEINYAYVKENPYEVAVLPMGATEPHNLHLPYGTDTYEADAISSRVCEAAHQRGAKVVMLPPIPYGTETNQSAFPLSMNVNPSTLGQIIADLVDSLANHGVHKLLILNSHGGNDFKPLLRELHGSTPVQIFLADWFRGTSADVKPEIFENPDDHAGEMETSLALAYFPHLVNRNTETGALNADEGATNSTRFSAVNEGWVSITRPWHLLTTNSGSGNPHQATAEKGEKLMQILVERLSQFLVELSEAKLDDQFPF; encoded by the coding sequence GTGGCGGCTGAACCTGCGATGCGTCCCTGGATTTTATCTGAAATCAATTATGCGTATGTAAAAGAGAATCCGTACGAGGTTGCCGTCTTGCCGATGGGGGCGACCGAACCACACAATTTACATCTACCCTATGGAACCGATACCTATGAGGCAGACGCGATCAGTTCACGCGTTTGTGAAGCCGCACATCAGCGGGGGGCGAAAGTGGTGATGCTGCCGCCGATTCCCTACGGGACCGAAACCAATCAGAGTGCGTTTCCGCTGTCGATGAATGTGAATCCCTCTACGTTGGGTCAGATCATCGCGGATCTCGTCGATTCGCTGGCCAATCATGGGGTCCATAAACTGCTGATTTTGAACAGTCATGGCGGCAACGATTTTAAACCGCTGTTACGGGAACTGCACGGTTCAACGCCGGTGCAGATCTTTCTGGCGGACTGGTTTCGAGGTACGTCGGCTGATGTCAAACCGGAGATTTTTGAAAACCCGGACGATCATGCAGGCGAGATGGAAACCTCCCTGGCACTGGCATATTTCCCTCATCTCGTGAACCGGAATACAGAAACAGGTGCTTTGAATGCCGATGAAGGGGCGACGAATTCGACGCGGTTCTCAGCTGTGAATGAAGGTTGGGTCAGTATTACGCGTCCCTGGCATTTGTTGACGACCAACTCGGGGTCGGGAAATCCGCATCAGGCGACCGCTGAGAAGGGGGAGAAGCTGATGCAGATACTGGTCGAGCGGCTGTCACAATTCCTGGTTGAACTCTCCGAGGCGAAATTGGATGATCAATTTCCTTTCTAA
- a CDS encoding DUF1559 family PulG-like putative transporter — MANWYVKRGEQTAGPLTQERLKELAEQGKVQESDLVRKGEDGNFIPAGQIPGLIPDADSTEWEADFQETPAKKSNSTLIIVLALLGGGGVLVIMVLVALLIPTFQGARDAARRPQSKNNLKQIGLALHNYHDIHRVFPPGGIETTDGKPYHSWQTMILPFVEHASLYNQIDFDQPWSAPENQAFFTQEIPYYLNPAIPERVSPNGLSLSHYVGNELFMGPNGNMRLRDITDGTSNTIMAVETGEKFKPWGDPTNIAKPADIMGAGKKSPFTGGNHVLMGDGAVRFVSENIDPSVLKALSTPGGGEFVGEF; from the coding sequence ATGGCCAACTGGTATGTCAAACGCGGTGAGCAGACTGCAGGTCCCTTGACCCAGGAACGTTTAAAAGAACTGGCAGAGCAAGGCAAAGTCCAGGAATCCGATCTGGTCAGAAAGGGTGAAGACGGGAACTTTATACCGGCGGGCCAAATTCCCGGCCTGATTCCAGACGCGGATTCCACTGAATGGGAAGCAGACTTCCAGGAGACGCCGGCCAAGAAAAGCAATTCGACTCTGATTATCGTACTGGCCCTTCTGGGAGGCGGAGGAGTCCTCGTGATTATGGTGCTAGTGGCTTTACTCATACCGACCTTTCAGGGGGCTCGGGACGCAGCACGCCGCCCTCAGTCAAAAAACAATCTGAAACAGATCGGACTGGCACTACACAACTACCATGATATCCACAGAGTTTTTCCTCCGGGTGGTATCGAAACGACCGATGGCAAGCCCTACCATAGCTGGCAGACGATGATTCTGCCCTTTGTGGAGCATGCCAGTCTCTACAATCAGATTGATTTTGATCAACCCTGGTCCGCTCCTGAGAATCAAGCCTTCTTCACTCAGGAAATCCCGTATTATTTGAATCCCGCCATTCCAGAAAGAGTTTCCCCAAATGGGCTTAGCCTTTCTCACTATGTCGGGAATGAACTGTTTATGGGTCCGAACGGAAACATGCGTCTTCGCGATATCACGGATGGCACATCCAATACCATCATGGCCGTCGAGACAGGCGAAAAATTCAAACCCTGGGGCGATCCCACGAATATTGCTAAACCAGCTGACATCATGGGAGCTGGTAAGAAATCGCCCTTCACAGGAGGGAACCACGTGCTGATGGGAGACGGCGCCGTACGATTCGTCTCAGAAAATATCGATCCTTCCGTATTAAAAGCATTGAGCACACCCGGCGGGGGAGAATTTGTTGGTGAATTTTAA
- a CDS encoding DUF1559 family PulG-like putative transporter, protein MPDSNQESEQKNQAARALHPFFFWVIFLVGFSFVIALFIPEQVFNLFSRNTGREAARRHTSKNNLLQMGLALHQYHETYGIFPPGNTATADGNPSHSWQTLILPYLDHKPIFNQINFEQPWNATENQLVFQTVMPVYLNPVISVLYPEQKSSTSPEGYGLSHYAGNELVLKQNQGSQIREIKDGMSPTIFAMEIGENFKPWGDPSSTINPSQVFGPGKKTSQEGGNYILMGDGAVRFITKEIDPAILKALSTPNGGEETREFLKQSSTKD, encoded by the coding sequence ATGCCGGACAGCAATCAAGAATCAGAACAGAAGAATCAAGCCGCGCGGGCTTTGCATCCGTTTTTCTTTTGGGTAATTTTTCTTGTTGGTTTTTCATTCGTTATCGCTCTCTTCATACCAGAACAGGTATTCAACCTCTTTTCGAGGAATACAGGACGGGAAGCAGCACGTCGTCACACTTCTAAAAACAACTTGCTACAGATGGGGCTCGCCCTGCACCAGTACCATGAGACCTATGGCATCTTTCCTCCTGGCAATACCGCAACCGCAGACGGTAATCCTTCGCATAGCTGGCAGACACTGATTCTACCCTATCTCGATCACAAACCGATTTTCAATCAAATCAATTTTGAGCAGCCCTGGAATGCGACAGAAAACCAACTGGTTTTTCAAACCGTGATGCCCGTGTATCTGAATCCGGTCATCAGCGTGCTCTATCCGGAACAAAAGAGCTCGACATCACCTGAAGGATATGGGCTGTCCCATTATGCAGGCAATGAACTTGTACTAAAGCAGAATCAGGGATCTCAAATTCGTGAGATCAAAGATGGTATGTCCCCTACCATCTTCGCAATGGAGATCGGCGAGAACTTCAAACCCTGGGGAGATCCATCCTCAACAATCAATCCATCCCAGGTTTTCGGGCCCGGCAAAAAGACTTCTCAAGAGGGAGGCAATTACATTCTGATGGGAGATGGTGCCGTCCGATTTATCACAAAAGAGATTGACCCTGCAATTCTAAAAGCCCTCAGCACCCCCAACGGCGGTGAGGAGACCAGAGAATTTTTAAAGCAGTCCAGCACAAAAGATTAA
- a CDS encoding DUF1559 family PulG-like putative transporter, producing the protein MENETSEKKTKKPQPVLLIVLVSLLLIGFGLPIYHEIRSNFQERSYRRHQLTRRNMKQIGLALHNYHWTNHTLPPGAMISESGIPEHSWQALILPFLDQEFLFKQIDLKKPWNDPANQKVFQQKIPVYLSPKVKMKFSKDGYALSHFVGNQLVLKPGTNISFEDIRDGTSNTILAMEIAENFKPWGDPSSLTDPTKVIGPDMKTPSTGGSFILLGDGAVRYISKDVDPAVLKALSTPDGGEVVGEF; encoded by the coding sequence ATGGAAAATGAGACCTCTGAAAAAAAAACCAAGAAACCCCAGCCTGTATTGCTGATCGTCCTCGTTTCTCTTTTACTGATCGGCTTTGGCTTACCGATCTACCATGAAATTCGCTCTAACTTCCAGGAACGTAGTTACCGACGTCACCAGCTTACCAGAAGAAACATGAAACAGATCGGTCTGGCGCTGCATAACTACCATTGGACGAATCACACACTCCCGCCGGGCGCCATGATCAGTGAGAGTGGGATCCCCGAGCACAGTTGGCAGGCATTGATTCTTCCCTTTCTCGATCAGGAATTTCTCTTCAAGCAGATTGACTTGAAAAAGCCTTGGAATGATCCTGCAAATCAGAAAGTCTTTCAACAGAAAATCCCCGTCTATCTTAGCCCAAAAGTGAAAATGAAATTTTCTAAGGACGGTTATGCACTCTCGCATTTTGTCGGCAATCAACTGGTTCTGAAACCAGGCACCAACATCAGTTTCGAAGATATCCGCGACGGCACTTCCAACACGATCCTCGCCATGGAAATCGCCGAAAATTTTAAACCCTGGGGCGATCCCAGTTCATTAACAGACCCCACCAAAGTCATCGGCCCCGATATGAAAACGCCCTCTACAGGGGGAAGCTTCATCTTACTGGGAGATGGCGCAGTCCGATATATCTCCAAAGACGTTGATCCCGCAGTCTTAAAAGCACTCAGTACACCTGACGGCGGAGAAGTGGTCGGTGAGTTTTGA
- a CDS encoding DUF1559 family PulG-like putative transporter encodes MEGEPPKTDQQNRSNLTPHPLKRFSLLIALGFLIGLPCLIFLVLIGFGLIHVEQTRGEARRSQSKYNLKQISSALLLYHDQHNTLPPGAIIAADETPLHSWQALILPFIDQRGVHQQIDFEQPWNHPVNQQAFQQQVPQYLADWIEQKHSPEGYALSHYVGNEFLLKKNQSVPFGEITDGTSNTITAIERGAHFQPWGAPENLARPIDIIGPGKKTLFPDGNHVLFSDGRVRFLSKDIDPAILKALSTPAGGEVVGEF; translated from the coding sequence TTGGAAGGTGAGCCACCCAAAACCGATCAACAGAATCGAAGCAATTTGACACCACACCCCCTAAAGCGATTCTCCCTGCTAATAGCTTTAGGATTTCTGATTGGTCTCCCTTGTCTCATATTCCTGGTGTTGATTGGTTTCGGTCTGATCCATGTTGAACAGACGAGAGGCGAAGCTCGCCGATCTCAATCAAAATACAATCTGAAACAAATCAGTTCAGCACTACTACTTTATCATGATCAACACAATACACTTCCTCCAGGCGCGATCATCGCTGCAGACGAAACTCCTCTGCATAGTTGGCAGGCTTTGATCTTACCGTTCATAGATCAACGGGGAGTTCATCAGCAGATTGACTTTGAGCAGCCTTGGAATCATCCTGTCAACCAACAGGCCTTCCAGCAACAGGTCCCTCAGTACCTCGCTGACTGGATCGAACAAAAACATTCACCAGAAGGTTATGCTCTCTCGCATTACGTAGGTAACGAGTTTTTGTTGAAGAAGAATCAGAGCGTTCCTTTCGGGGAGATCACAGACGGCACGTCAAACACAATCACAGCGATTGAACGAGGAGCGCATTTTCAGCCTTGGGGTGCCCCTGAGAATCTTGCCAGGCCAATTGACATCATTGGTCCTGGAAAGAAAACACTGTTTCCCGATGGCAATCACGTCCTGTTCAGCGATGGTAGAGTTCGATTTCTTTCAAAAGATATTGATCCTGCGATTTTAAAAGCACTCAGTACTCCCGCTGGCGGGGAAGTGGTTGGTGAGTTCTAG